The genomic region CATTGGCACACTCAGTGGTGGTGAATTAAAAAGGGTTTTGTTGGCCTATTGTTTAGTAACTCCCCGAAAACTGCTAATTTTAGACGAAGCTTTCGCTGGGGTGGATATTCAGGGAGCAGCAGATTTTTATGCTTTGCTCAATCAGTTAAAATTAGAAGAGCAGTGGACTGTATTACAGGTTTCCCACGATATTGACATGGTGAATCGCCATTGTGACCGCGTGCTTTGCTTAAATCAAACCTTGGTCTGTTCTGGTAAACCGGAAATTGCTCTTTCACCACAAAATCTGTTAGCAACCTATGGCCCAGGTTTCAGTCGTTATCAACATCATCATTAAATAATGACTAGTCTTATTACTAATATTCACGACTTGTTTAATCTTTTGCAATTTCCATTTATGCAACGTGCCATGATAGGCGCAGTATTAATGGGAACATTGGGGGGGTTATTGGGCAGTTTTGCCACTCTACGCCAACTATCCTTTTTTAGTCATGCGGTGGGTCATGCAGCACTGGTGGGAGTTGCTTTGGGAGTGTTATTAAATACTAATCCCCATTGGATGTTATTGCCATTTACCCTAATTTTTGGTGTCATTGTCCTCTACATAATCGACCAAACTGATTTAGCTAGTGATAGTGTGCTTAGTATAGTCTTATCAGGATCCTTAGCCATCGGTGTGATCCTCACCACCATGATTCAGGGATATCGTGGTAACCTAATGGCGGTTCTCTTTGGGGATATTCTGGCCATTGACCATACGGATTTAATTTTAACCCTGATCATCTTATTAATAAGTAGTATTTTTATATTATCAACTATGCGATCGCAAATTTTGTTGACGTTAAATCCGGATGTGGCTAAGGTTCAAGGTATACCGGTTGAAATTTATCGCTATATTTTTGTGATTTTATTATCTTTGGCAGTTGCGGTAGCAATTAAAGCAGTAGGTATATTACTAGTGAACGCATTTTTAGTAATTCCCTCAGCGACAGCCAAATTAATGAGTGAGCATTTCAGTAAATTTTTAATCTTATCAGTGTTAATAGGTTGTATGAGTAGTATTGTTGGCATGATAGTTTCTGGTCTGTTTAACCAAGCTTCTGGTCCGACCATAGTAATTGTGCAGTTTCTTTTGTTTGTGTTTACTTTTAGTTGGGTTAGATTGAGGAGGATATAAATGGAGTATCAACATTAAGACCTTAGCTAGTCAAATATTAACTCTAATTGTCTGACAGTAGTAATTTTGTTTTGGTTTTTATCTTTAATATATTCATTAATACAGTTTGCAACATATTCGGCAAGTTTTACTGGAACCGCGTTACCTATCATTTGCTCTAGATCTGTCTTACTACCATTGAAAATAAAATCTTTGGGAAAAGTTTGAATTAAACTTCTTTCTTTAGTTGTTAATGGTCTTACCTGATCTGATATTTCAATTGGGTCACCATTATGCTTCTTATAACCTTTGGGAATTGGTCTATTTACACCACGAATTGTTGGACTTGGTTCATAGATGCTAAAAACTCCTCTTCTTGCATAACTTCTAGGATGTCGGTAGTAGTATTCAACACCTAATGAGTTGCCAAAATATTCGAACAATGTCATGGGTTGACCGGATTGATTTTTATTCAAATATGGGGTTAAAAAATTGTCAGGTGACTGGTTATTTCCTACCAAAAAGAAACGCTTTCTTGACTGTGGAACTCCACAGAAACTTGCATCCAATACTTGATAAGAAATTCCATAACCAGCTTGCTTAAAAAGTAATATAGCTTCTTTAAGAATAGGACTTTTAACTATTCGCTCAACATTTTCCATGACAAACCATTCAGGTTTGGTATCTACCACAATCTTGGCGTATGAAATGGTCAAGTTTGCACGGCCCAATGTTTCATCTCTTTTTCCTGCACTTGAAAAGTCTTGGCAAGGTGGACCACCAATAATCATTTGTGGTTTAAGATCTTTGATAAATTCAAGTCCTACTTGAGTTCCCAAATCCGTTTCGTAAACTGGGTGCTTGAAATTGTCCCGGTAAACCTTTACAGCAGCTCTCCACTGGTCAAATGCTGCCAATATTTGAAAACCTACATTTTGAAAACCCAGCGATAATCCCCCACATCCTGCAAATAAATCTACTGTTTTCATCATCGAAAAAGTGTTGGATAGTTATAAATAATTGCATCAAATCTTCTTTCCGGACTCAGGGAGACAGGGAATGAATTGTCTCAAAGCCTAAGTCGGTTGAAAACCGACTGGTTTTGTAGTGAGTCATTATGGGTAACCCATTCTACAAATAATTGTGCCTCCCTACAAGGAATAGCGATCGCTTTTTCGTGAAGGGGGGATATCAAATATTAGTAGTGTTGGGTGGAGAAAACACAACAGGCAATTTACCAAACATGACCAAATTATGTGGGGTTATAAACTTGTAGTTAATAACGCTAAAAAACGGTTGCACAATTGTATTAACACTTAAACTCATGTATAAAATATAAACAATAAGAAAAAATTATGTTTATAGGGGGTTGAGATAAGTTTTTTTGTGGTCGAAGGGGTAAAAATGTGGTACTATGAAGGTTGATTATAATGGAGTGTGAGCATTCGCAAAAAAGTGCACAGATTCCCATTGTCAAACTATCATGTCCAAGAGACAATAGTCAACCCCCTCATGGAGAAAAAAATGGGCGCGTGGGTAGATTCCTCACTTGAAATTAATTGCGATCGCTATTTTATAGGATTTTCGGTGTAATTACCAAAGGTAGGAAAAATCCTGCTAGGAGATAGAAGGAAGAGCGATCGCTCTTTCGCGAAGGGGGGTAATATCAAATATTAGTAGTGTTGAAACACCAGCGGGATATAGAGTTCCATTATTATTAGGTGGAGAAAACTCAACAAGCAATTTACCAAACGTGACCAAACTATATGGGGTTGTAAACTCATTGTTAATAACGCTAAAAAACGGTTACACAATTGTATTAACCCCTAAATTCATGTATAAAAGATAAATAATAAGAAAAAATTATGTTTGTAGGGGGTTGAGATAAGTTTTTTTGTGGTCGAAGGGGTAAAAATGTGGTATTATGAGGGTTGATTATAATGGAGTGTGAGCATTCGCGAAAAAGTGCACAGATTCCCATTGTCAAACTATCATGTCCAAGAGACAATAGTCAACCCCCTCATGGAGAAAAAAATGGGCGCGTGGGTAGATTCCTCACTTGAAATTAATTGCGATCGCTATTTTATAGGATTTTCGGTGTAATTACCAAAGGTAGGAAAAATCCTGCTAGGAGATAGAAGGAAGAGCGATCGCTCTTTCGCGAAGGGGGGTAATATCAAATATTAGTAGTGTTGAAACACCAGCGGGATATAGAGTTCCATTATTATTAGGTGGAGAAAACTCAACAAGAAATTTACCAAACGTGACCAAACTATATGGGGTTGTAAACTCATTGTTAATAACGCTAAAAAACGGTTACACAATTGTATTAACCCCTAAATTCATGTATAAAAGATAAATAATAAGAAAAAATTATGTTTGTAGGGGGTTGAGATAAGTTTTTTTGTGGTCGAAGGGGTAAAAATGTGGTATTATGAGGGTTGATTATAATGGAGTGTAAGCATTCGCGAAAAAGTGCACAGATTTCCATTATCAGACTATCATGTCCAAGAGACAACAGTCAACCCCCTCATGGAGAAAAAAATGGGCGCGTGGGTAGATTCCTCACTTGAAATTAATTGCGATCGCTATTTTATAGGATTTTCGGTGTAATTACCAAAGGTAGGAAAAATCCTGCTAGGAGATAGAAGGAAGAGCGATCGCTCTTTCGCGAAGGGGGGTAATATCAAATATTAGTAGTGTTGAAACACCAGCGGGATATAGAGTTCCATTATTATTAGGTGGAGAAAACTCAACAAGAAATTTACCAAACGTGACCAAACTATATGGGGTTGTAAACTCATTGTTAATAACGCTAAAAAACGGTTACACAATTGTATTAACCCCTAAATTCATGTATAAAAGATAAATAATAAGAAAAAATTATGTTTGTAGGGGGTTGAGATAAGTTTTTTTGTGGTCGAAGGGGTAAAAATGTGGTATTATGAGGGTTGATTATAATGGAGTGTGAGCATTCGCGAAAAAGTGCACAGATTTCCATTATCAGACTATCATGTCCAAGAGACAACAGTCAACCCCCTCATGGAGAAAAAAATGGGCGCGTGGGTAGATTCCTCACTTGAAATTAATTGCGATCGCTATTTTATAGGATTTTCGGTGTAATTACCAAAGGTAGGAAAAATCCTGCTAGGAGATAGAAGGAAGAGCGATCGCTCTTTCGCGAAGGGGGGTAATATCAAATATTAGTAGTGTTGAAACACCAGCGGGATATAGAGTTCCATTATTATTAGGTGGAGAAAACTCAACAAGAAATTTACCAAACGTGACCAAACTATATGGGGTTGTAAACTCATTGTTAATAACGCTAAAAAACGGTTACACAATTGTATTAACCCCTAAATTCATGTATAAAAGATAAATAATAAGAAAAAATTATGTTTGTAGGGGGTTGAGATAAGTTTTTTTGTGGTCGAAGGGGTAAAAACGTGGTATTATGAAGGTTGAGTATAATGGAGTGTGAGCATCAGCGAAAAAGTGCACGGATTTCCATTGTCAGAGTATCATGTCCAAGAGACAATAGTCAACTCCCCCCATGGAGAAAAAAATGGGCGCGTGGGTAGATTCCTAACTTGAAATTAATTGCGATCGCTATTTTATGGACTTCCGGTGTAATTACCAAAGGTGGGAAAAATTCTGCTACGAGATAGAAGGAGTTGCGATCGCTCGTGAATATCAAATACTAGTGAGTGGAATTAAATATAAGACACAAATTTCCATTGTCAGAGTATTATGTCCAAGAGACAATAGTCAACTCCCCCTGAAAAAAATTCCGTGGGGATGTAATAGGAGATAGATGGCGATCGCTATTTTATGGGTATTATACAACAATTTTCTTATGAAAAAATTTCTTTGAAATCCCCTTGACAAATAACTATAACTTTGTTATGGTTATCTAATGTGAGCAATAAACAAACCTAGCCGGGATAGCTCAGTCGGTAGAGCAGAGGACTGAAAATCCTCGTGTCACCAGTTCAAGTCTGGTTCCTGGCATTTTCAAATCCCCTATTTCCCCGTTTCCCAACTTAGTGGTGATGGTGATGATGGACGGACAATTGAAGATTTACTTCCTGTCCTGCTTCCTTCATCAACTCGCTAATCTGGGTGTTAGCCCAACCGGCAGCCATTTTTAAGAATTGTGGGTGGTCATTAACACAAGGCATTTGCACATAGTCTAGACCAGAATACTGTTTCTCCAAATCATGAATTATATGGTGTACATCCAACAGGGTTTCATGATTTTCTGTGGCAAAACCAATGGGCATAAATATCACCACTTTAGCACCCAATTGAATTAAATTTTTGGCAGCTTGAGTAGCATTGGGTTGAGTCCATTCAATTAGAGGTGTGTCGTGGTTTAACCAACCCACAGAAATTAAGGGATAACGGTGAATTAATTTCTCCCTGACTAACTCATAGAGAATTTGACTTTCATCAATTCCTGATGTGAATCCTTTGGCTTTGTGTGGACAACCATGATTGAGCAGTACAATGCCAATTTGGGAAGGTAAATAATTAGTCGCCAAATCACTACTAACTTTTTCCTCTACTAGTCTTGCCATTAAACTTATATATTCTGGCTCATTGTAAAAGGACGGAATATAGCGCGTTCCCTTGAGCCAATGTTGTTCCCCATCCGATAATTCTGCTAAAGCTTTATTAACTTGTTCGATCGCTATACCACTGGTGAAGATAGAGTCTACTACTAATAAGGGATAGATTAAGATTTTTTCAAAGCCTTGATTTTTGATCTCAGCTAAAACTTGTCCAGGCAAAAAGGGAGCGCAAAAGTTAAAAGCTTTGAAAACTTGAACCTTATTACCCCATTTATGTTGTAATTCGTGTTCAATCCCTGCTCGTTGCTTTTCAAAAATGGCGTTGTGAGGAGAAATAAAATCATGATGGGTATGTCCCCATTCATGACGGTCAAACAGTGCCAAAAGTTTAGCTAGGGGAGGATAAACCCAAGTAGGAACGGGTGCAAATTTGGCAGTGAGCAGATTTAACGCCTGTTCATTATAATTAGCAAAATCCTCATAACTCTCCACTTCACCATAACCCATTAGTAATACCGCTATGGAGTCATGGTTTGGTAGATGCTCGTGAGTATGTTGTAGTTTTTCTGGTGTTACAACCACAATAATTACCTCAATATTTTAGTGGAATCATCTTGGACTCTTGATGTCGATGTTAAAAATCATCAAAGCCAAAGATTACAATCTATACCTACTATCCCCAACCATTATTATCCTATCCCAGGGGATAGGATACTGTTGCACACAAAAATATACATATTGTTCCAAAAAAATGGGGTCAAGGATTAAACCTATGCAAATTGTAATCTGTCCTGGAATTCATCAGCGGGAATTGACTCAAAGATTCATCGAGGATTTATGGTCTCTAGGGGAAAATAACCTCAACAATCTACAGATGGATAACATGTTAGTATTTCCCGAAGAGGGAATTTTAACTTTATCAACATTTCATATTTTACTGTTTATGGGCGATCGCCTGGGGAATAGGTTAGAATCACCGGTGATATTCATTGGGTTTAGTGCGGGTGTGGTGGGAGCGATGGGTGCTGCTATCAAATGGCAAATGCGGGGTGGAAATGTAAAAGCGTTGATAGCTATAGATGGGTGGGGGGTTCCGGTAGGTGGTAATTTCCCCATTCATCGTCTGAGTCATGACTATTTTACCCATTGGAGTTCTGCTATTCTGGGTAGTAAGCAAGATAATTTCTATGCAGATCCACCAGTGGAACACTTGTCAATGTGGGGATCACCGGGAAAAGTGCAAGGTTATTGGCAAAACCTATCCACAGGGTTTTTCGGGTGTCCAACCTACCTGAGTGCAACGGAATTTTTACATTTGCTGCTAAAAAGTTATGATAGTGAGTTATGAGTAAACCGACCATGGAGGTTAAACCTTGGGTCTTGATTTTCGCCAATCACCAATCAAACAATTCTCATGTTTCCCACGGAACCTACTGCAATTAATCAAGGCTTTAGTGCCCTGGTCAAAAACCGCAATTTTATGCTGCTGTGGATTGGTCAACTAATATCCCAGTTAGCTGATAAGGTATTATTAATACTAATGATTGATTTATTGGAGAAAAAATACTTACCTCCCCATTTATCATCGGGGACTGGAAGGTTTTATCTGTATATGGCATTTACCCTACCAGCAATATTCTTTGGTTCGGTTGGTGGTGTAATTGTTGACAGAATGCCCAAGAAGTTAATTATGATTGGTTCCGATGTCATTCGCGGTGTATTAACACTGAGTATAGCGTTCTTACCTCGACAGCTGGGGATTCTATTAGCACTGAATTTTGGTATTTCCTCGGTTACTCAATTTTTTGCCCCAGCGGAACAAGCTACCATACCTCTTATGGTCAAAAAAGAGAACTTGATGGCAGCTAATGCTCTATTTAGTAGTACCATGATGGGTGCACTAATAGTGGGTTACGCCTTAGGCTCTACTATTTTAAATGAGGCGGAACATATTGGTATTGATTTTGGTAAAGAACTACTGGTGGGTTTATTATACTTGCTATCTGCTGCTATTATGCTACCCATCCAGTTTCGAGAACAGCGTCACACTTCTGTAGTCAACCCGGTGGCAGAATTTTTACAGGGTTGGCAATATCTGAGGACAAACCGCTTGGTATGGAATGCTATGATTCAAATTGTAGCTCTATACTGCGTTTTTGCATCTTTACTGGAATTATCCATTAGACTAGCAAACAGACTAAAATTAGAACAAACAGATTTTAGCTTTTTCGTAGCTGCAGCTGGTGTAGGTATGGTTCTGGGCGCAGCAATAATTGGGCATTTTAGTCAACAGCTAGATCGTCAACCCTTACCCCTAATTGGGTTTATATTTATGGCATTGGCACTGGGAATGTTTATTTTCACCTATAACCTTCCCTGGGGTTTATTTCTATGTGTTTTCCTGGGTCTAGGAGCATCCCTGGTTAACGTGCCCATGCAAACCCTAATTCAACAATATACTCCCCCATCCATGCACGGGAAGGTATTTGGCTTTCAAAATCACGCCGTGAATATTGCCCTTTCCTTCCCCCTACTAATTACTACTAAACTGGTGAATGCTCTGGGTTTATCTTTATTTCTGTTTGGCATGAGTCTCACTGTGGCTATAATTGGCCTGTGGACCTGGCAAAATACTAGAGAATAAATAAAGTGTCGGTTTTTCAATTAAAATGGTATCCTAAATACAAAATCCAGGCTTAATTTTAGTTATATTTTGAGGTTAATCGTGCGATCGCCTTCTCAAATCAATTCCTCACAGTCTGAAAAACGCAAGTCTGCTCCTATCTCCCACTCCTGGACCCAACCCATAAGAGCAACCGGTGGTTTTGCTCTGTTGGATAGTCTACTCCGTCATGGAGTGGAGTATATTTTTGGTTATCCCGGAGGAGCTATACTTCCTATTTATGATGACCTGTATAAAGTAGAAGAAACAGGTAGTATTAAACACATTCTAGTTCGTCATGAACAAGGTGCTTCCCATGCTGCGGATGGTTATGCCCGTGCAACGGGCAAGGTGGGGGTATGTTTTGGTACTTCCGGACCGGGAGCTACCAACTTAGTAACAGGTATTGCCACCGCCTACATGGACTCCATACCCATGATAATTGTCACTGGACAAGTACCCAGACCCGCTATTGGTACTGATGCTTTCCAAGAGACAGATATTTATGGTATTACCTTGCCCATAGTCAAACACTCTTACGTGGTGCGGGATCCCAAGGACATGGCCAGAATTGTGGCTGAAGCCTTTCATCTAGCTAGTACGGGTAGACCTGGACCAGTTCTCATAGACGTTCCCAAGGATGTAGCCCTGGAAAAATTTGACTATACCCCAGTGGAACCAGGTTCGGTTAAATTACCGGGATATCGCCCCACAGTTAAGGGCAATCCTAGACAAATTAATGCCGCTATTCAACTAATCACAGAAAGTCGCAAACCACTCTTGTATGTCGGTGGAGGAGCGATCGCCTCTGGATCCCATAAAGAAATCAAAGAACTGGCGGAATTATTCAATATCCCAGTCACCACCACCCTGATGGGAATTGGTGCATTTGACGAACATCATCCCCTGTCCTTGGGAATGTTAGGTATGCACGGAACTGCATACGCTAATTTTGCCGTAACAGACTGTGACCTACTAATTTGTGTAGGGGCAAGATTTGATGATAGAGTAACAGGAAAACTAGATGAATTTGCTTCCCATGCGAAAGTAATTCACATTGATATTGACCCAGCGGAAGTGGGCAAAAACCGAGTTCCGGAAGTTCCCATAGTTGGGGATGTGAAAAACGTCTTAGAAGACCTATTGAGGCGATGTCATAACAATCATCACAATCACCATAATCGCAATCAGGAATGGCTAAACCTAATTGGTCGTTGGAAACAAGATTACCCTCTCATTGTTCCCCACTACCCTGATAGCATTTCCCCCCAAGAAGTAATAGTGGAAATTGGCAAACAAGCTCCCAACGCCATTTACACCACTGATGTGGGACAACATCAAATGTGGGCAGCCCAATTCCTCAAAAATGGACCAAGACGGTGGATTTCTAGTGCGGGTTTAGGCACCATGGGTTTTGGCGTACCCGCAGCTATGGGAGCCAAAGTAGCCTTTCCTGAAGAAGAGGTCATTTGTATTAGTGGTGATGCCAGTTTCCAAATGTGTTTACAAGAACTGGGAACTTTAGCACAATATGGCATAAATGTCAAGACCGTGATTTTAAATAACGGTTGGCAAGGAATGGTAAGACAATGGCAAGAGGCCTTCTATGGTGAGAGGTACTCCTGTTCTAATATGGAAGTAGGAATGCCCGATATTGAGCTTTTAGCTCAAGCTTATGGCATTAAGGGCATGGTGATTACTAAACAAGAAGAGTTATCACAAAAAATAGCAGAAATGTTAGAGCATAAAGGTCCAGTAGTGGTTAACGTTCACGTCACCAAAGATGAAAACTGCTATCCTATGGTAGCACCTGGTAAAAGCAATGCCCAGATGTTCGGGTTACCCAAACCAGGACCAACCACAGTAGTAGAATCAACTTATTGCAACCATTGTGGCACCAAAAACCCTTCCACTCATAATTTTTGTTCCCAGTGTGGGTCTAAATTGTGATTGTGACCAGTCACGGGGGAGAAAGCTTCCCCGGATTTGGCACTTAGAACAAATTCCAGACCAAAATGCCAGTGAAATACAAAATAGCCACCACGCCAAAGGTCATCTGTAAGCGTCCCAAAATGGGTTTAATTTCATAAGCCACAATTAAACGATCTCGATCAATAATTTCCCGTGGCTTATGCCATATTTGTCCATCATACCAGCCAGATTCCTCATATAAAACCGTGGCACTGTAAAGGCGATTTCTTATATAAAACCAGCCTAGATACAACCTGATTAGTACCAGAACCACCACTAGACTAGCAATAGCACTACCACAAAGGATAAAATGAAATATATGCTTTTCTACAGGGAAACTAGAAGCTGAAACCGGACCAGCTATCAACCAAGACCAACCCCAAATCCATAAAATTCTGGTCAGGTAACCACGCCAACCTAGGGTACTATCCCCAAAAAACCAGGAATTTTTTAATTCCTCGTACTCGTGGAGCGGTTGCTGTTCAATGGGAACTGGACAATTATCAACCGAAGATCTTATCATTTGGACCATCCTCAAGGTCTTTAGGGTTTTCTAAAGGAATATGCTCTGCATGACTCCAGAACGCTTCCAAATTATAAAATTCTCGTTCCTTGGGCATCATAATGTGAACAATCACATCTCCATAGTCTTGTAATACCCAACTACCTTCCCCTTTTCCTTCTGTGCGCAAAGGACGACGTTGTAATTCCGTTTCCACCTTTTCTTCTATAGCAGAGGAGATGGCCCTAACCTGCACCCTGGAATAACCAGTCATCACTAAAAAATAATCCGACAGGTAGGAGACATCTGTTACCTTGAGCAGTAAAATTTCGCCTGCTTTACGTTCTGATGCTGCTTGTGCTATGGTGAGAGCTAATTTCCCACTGCTATCTCCAGTTTCCACCATTGGGGTGTTCACTGTCTTTTTGCTATGTGGAATTGATTTTAACGGTAAATTGCTTGGGAAATAATCAGTCATTAAACCTCAACTGTTACACGCCATAAAACATATCATAACAGAAAACCTCATCCTCAGCAATGCGGAGTTTATTCCACCAGCAATTCTATAACCAACCACGCAGAGCATAAACTAGGTAACCAATATATTCTTTTAAAGCGTTGGTAAAATTATTTAAATTGTCAGCACTGGGGAACAAATTTAATATGGTGGACTTAGGAGTAGCAATTAGTTCTTCTAGCTCACTCCGACTAACAATAAAATCCGTGGGAGCGGGAATTACTTCCACACCCTGACGTTGAAAAATTTTCAGAGCCCGGGGTGTGTGCATGGCTGAAGTGACCAATAACACTTTTTTGATTCCCCGACTTTCCAGGATTTTCTTGACATTGACCGCGTTCTCGTAAGTATTAAAGGAATTTGGTTCCTCAATAATTACTTCTGGAGGAATACCTAGAGATATGAGAATGGCAGCCATATCCGCTGATTCTGGTGGTCCACCACCACGCCAATCAATACGTCCACCACTTAAAATAATCAAAGGTGCTTTTTTTTGTCCATACAGTTGAGCAGCATAGATTACCCTGTCTCCGGACTCGTTTAAGTCTACTGTGGAACGGGGCCAAGTAGCTGGTTTGGTAGCACCACCCAGAACCACAATCGCTTCAGCTTCGGGTATTTTTTCCAGGGGGATATTTTGCCATTCCAGGGACCTAACCAAACTTTTAGATACCCACCCATTACCAGATATCATTAATGTAGCTAAGGATATGGCAATGCAACCTGCGGCAATTTTAGGACGCTTCCACAAGGTGATAAAAGCAATAACTAAACTGACACCAGCTAAACCTAAAGGATAAAAAAATAGCGGTAGTAGTTTAGAAAGATATAAAAACATATTTTGTCTATATTGGTTTGACAACGGTTGGGCAAAAAGTTACCTTCCTATTTTTCCCAAAATCGAAAATTGAAACTTCCGGGAGGACGACGTAACCGACGAACAGGTAATCTTTTTTTCCGCTTAGTAACTCTAGTATCTGATTGTTCGAGATCATCATCCTCTACCAAATCATCTTGAATTTGAGTGACGGTTAATTCCTTGCTTCTCCACCAAGCAATAATCCAACCTCCACCTAAACCAGCTATACAACCAAACAAAATACTAATAGGAGCAGAATAACCCATAAATAAAAAACTAAACATGAAAACCAAACAGTATTTCAGCGCAGCATCAATACCATCATTAGCCGCAACATTGGGAATTGTTGCGTCATTTTCGTTAGCAATAGTGAACCAACCTAAAGCTAAACCACCCGCAATTCCCAAAAATACGCACAGAATTAGAGAAGCTCCCGCAAACCTGGAAATCGCAGCTAATAAAAACCCAAACACGAATTGGGAAAAAAAGTTGGGTGATGTGGATAGTATTTCGCTGAGGATATTTTTGTTGGATGCCATAATTTCACCAATCTCATCTAGCTTTAACTTACCTAAATTTACCACTAATCTGTTGAGCCAAAGGTTGAGTAGTATCTACTACTATAATGTAGGGTAGTTCCTCCTCGGTAAATGCTTCATACTGCTCAACTTGACCTGCCAATAATTCGGGAGTAGCATCAGTAATATCACCACTACGGTGTATTATGCGTTCCTCTAATACCTCTAATGGTGCAGTACAGTAAACAATTTTCCCAGGTAGCTGGTGCCTATTTGCTTGATCAATTACCTCTTGACGTAAATGCTTACGATCATATTTAGCATCTAAAATTACAGACCAACCTTGATTGGCCAGTGTAATTCCCAATTCTAACAACCGATTATAGGTCTTTTGAGTCATTTCTGGAGTATATATTTCATTCCTACCCCGCTCCCTAAGAGAAATACCCGCCAGATGTTTTCGCACCGCGTCA from Cylindrospermopsis curvispora GIHE-G1 harbors:
- a CDS encoding metal ABC transporter permease, which produces MTSLITNIHDLFNLLQFPFMQRAMIGAVLMGTLGGLLGSFATLRQLSFFSHAVGHAALVGVALGVLLNTNPHWMLLPFTLIFGVIVLYIIDQTDLASDSVLSIVLSGSLAIGVILTTMIQGYRGNLMAVLFGDILAIDHTDLILTLIILLISSIFILSTMRSQILLTLNPDVAKVQGIPVEIYRYIFVILLSLAVAVAIKAVGILLVNAFLVIPSATAKLMSEHFSKFLILSVLIGCMSSIVGMIVSGLFNQASGPTIVIVQFLLFVFTFSWVRLRRI
- a CDS encoding DNA cytosine methyltransferase, whose translation is MMKTVDLFAGCGGLSLGFQNVGFQILAAFDQWRAAVKVYRDNFKHPVYETDLGTQVGLEFIKDLKPQMIIGGPPCQDFSSAGKRDETLGRANLTISYAKIVVDTKPEWFVMENVERIVKSPILKEAILLFKQAGYGISYQVLDASFCGVPQSRKRFFLVGNNQSPDNFLTPYLNKNQSGQPMTLFEYFGNSLGVEYYYRHPRSYARRGVFSIYEPSPTIRGVNRPIPKGYKKHNGDPIEISDQVRPLTTKERSLIQTFPKDFIFNGSKTDLEQMIGNAVPVKLAEYVANCINEYIKDKNQNKITTVRQLELIFD
- a CDS encoding ferrochelatase, yielding MVVTPEKLQHTHEHLPNHDSIAVLLMGYGEVESYEDFANYNEQALNLLTAKFAPVPTWVYPPLAKLLALFDRHEWGHTHHDFISPHNAIFEKQRAGIEHELQHKWGNKVQVFKAFNFCAPFLPGQVLAEIKNQGFEKILIYPLLVVDSIFTSGIAIEQVNKALAELSDGEQHWLKGTRYIPSFYNEPEYISLMARLVEEKVSSDLATNYLPSQIGIVLLNHGCPHKAKGFTSGIDESQILYELVREKLIHRYPLISVGWLNHDTPLIEWTQPNATQAAKNLIQLGAKVVIFMPIGFATENHETLLDVHHIIHDLEKQYSGLDYVQMPCVNDHPQFLKMAAGWANTQISELMKEAGQEVNLQLSVHHHHHH
- a CDS encoding MFS transporter, which encodes MFPTEPTAINQGFSALVKNRNFMLLWIGQLISQLADKVLLILMIDLLEKKYLPPHLSSGTGRFYLYMAFTLPAIFFGSVGGVIVDRMPKKLIMIGSDVIRGVLTLSIAFLPRQLGILLALNFGISSVTQFFAPAEQATIPLMVKKENLMAANALFSSTMMGALIVGYALGSTILNEAEHIGIDFGKELLVGLLYLLSAAIMLPIQFREQRHTSVVNPVAEFLQGWQYLRTNRLVWNAMIQIVALYCVFASLLELSIRLANRLKLEQTDFSFFVAAAGVGMVLGAAIIGHFSQQLDRQPLPLIGFIFMALALGMFIFTYNLPWGLFLCVFLGLGASLVNVPMQTLIQQYTPPSMHGKVFGFQNHAVNIALSFPLLITTKLVNALGLSLFLFGMSLTVAIIGLWTWQNTRE
- the ilvB gene encoding biosynthetic-type acetolactate synthase large subunit; its protein translation is MRSPSQINSSQSEKRKSAPISHSWTQPIRATGGFALLDSLLRHGVEYIFGYPGGAILPIYDDLYKVEETGSIKHILVRHEQGASHAADGYARATGKVGVCFGTSGPGATNLVTGIATAYMDSIPMIIVTGQVPRPAIGTDAFQETDIYGITLPIVKHSYVVRDPKDMARIVAEAFHLASTGRPGPVLIDVPKDVALEKFDYTPVEPGSVKLPGYRPTVKGNPRQINAAIQLITESRKPLLYVGGGAIASGSHKEIKELAELFNIPVTTTLMGIGAFDEHHPLSLGMLGMHGTAYANFAVTDCDLLICVGARFDDRVTGKLDEFASHAKVIHIDIDPAEVGKNRVPEVPIVGDVKNVLEDLLRRCHNNHHNHHNRNQEWLNLIGRWKQDYPLIVPHYPDSISPQEVIVEIGKQAPNAIYTTDVGQHQMWAAQFLKNGPRRWISSAGLGTMGFGVPAAMGAKVAFPEEEVICISGDASFQMCLQELGTLAQYGINVKTVILNNGWQGMVRQWQEAFYGERYSCSNMEVGMPDIELLAQAYGIKGMVITKQEELSQKIAEMLEHKGPVVVNVHVTKDENCYPMVAPGKSNAQMFGLPKPGPTTVVESTYCNHCGTKNPSTHNFCSQCGSKL
- a CDS encoding CGLD27 family protein → MIRSSVDNCPVPIEQQPLHEYEELKNSWFFGDSTLGWRGYLTRILWIWGWSWLIAGPVSASSFPVEKHIFHFILCGSAIASLVVVLVLIRLYLGWFYIRNRLYSATVLYEESGWYDGQIWHKPREIIDRDRLIVAYEIKPILGRLQMTFGVVAILYFTGILVWNLF
- the rsfS gene encoding ribosome silencing factor; amino-acid sequence: MTDYFPSNLPLKSIPHSKKTVNTPMVETGDSSGKLALTIAQAASERKAGEILLLKVTDVSYLSDYFLVMTGYSRVQVRAISSAIEEKVETELQRRPLRTEGKGEGSWVLQDYGDVIVHIMMPKEREFYNLEAFWSHAEHIPLENPKDLEDGPNDKIFG